A segment of the Deltaproteobacteria bacterium genome:
TGGAAGCCTACGCGGTTCAAGAAGGCACGGATTGGTTAGTGATCAGTGTTCTTACCCGTTATTTTTGAGCGCAAGAGAAGGGAGCCAGCTATGCGATTCACGTATGACCCTCGTTACAATGTTGCCTACATCAGTTTTCAGGAAAAGCGCGCTGAAGTGGAGACGATTCGGGTGAGTGATGAGTTGGCTGTGGACCTTGCCCCCGATGGCACGGTTTACGGTATCGAACTGTTGAACGCTAACCAGCAATTACAACGAGAGCACATGGGAACGCTCTTAGTTATTAACGAGGCCACTGGGGAACGCACGGAATTGCCCCTTGCCGTTCGTTAAAAGACTCGACCGAGG
Coding sequences within it:
- a CDS encoding DUF2283 domain-containing protein, producing MRFTYDPRYNVAYISFQEKRAEVETIRVSDELAVDLAPDGTVYGIELLNANQQLQREHMGTLLVINEATGERTELPLAVR